From the genome of Streptomyces spinoverrucosus:
CGGACACACGGCGCGGGAAGTGGCCAAGGGCCGTTTCGACCAGCCCATCGCCATCACCGGCCCCGCCGATCTGCGGCAGTTGGGCTCCGACGTGGAATCGATGCGCGGGCGCCTGCTGGAGGAACTCGAATTCAGCGAGCAGTCGCGCCGACTGCTCGATGAGCAGGCCGCCGATCTGCAACGCTCCAACACCGAGCTGGAGCAGTTCGCGTACGTCGCCTCGCACGACCTCCAGGAGCCGCTGCGGAAGGTCTCCAGTTTCACCCAGTTGCTGCAGCGGCGGTACGGCGGTCAACTCGACGAGCGGGCCGACCAGTACATCGCGTTCGCGGTCGACGGGGCCAACCGTATGCAGGTGCTGATCAACGACCTGCTGGCGTTCTCCCGGGTCGGGCGGGTACTCAACGACCACGAGGAGGTCGACCTGGAGGACGTCGTCGGCCGCACGCTGGACAACCTCAGTGTGGCGATCGAGGAGAGCGGTGCGGAGATCGGGCACGATCCGCTGCCCAAGGTCGTCGGCGACGCGACCCAACTGGGCATGCTCTGGCAGAACCTGCTGTCGAACTCCCTCAAGTTCCGCCGGCCCGACCGGTCCCCGGACATCCGGATCAGCGTCGCCACCACCGACGACGGCCTCTGGGAGTTCGCCGTGACGGACAACGGCATCGGCATCGCCCCCGAGTTCCAGGAGAAGGTCTTCGTCCTCTTCCAGCGGCTGCACACCCGGGACGCGTATCCCGGCACCGGAATCGGGCTGGCCATGTGCAAGAAGGTCGTGGAGTTCCACGGCGGAACGATCTGGATCGACCCCGAGCACACGGGCGGTACCCGTGTCGTGTTCACCCTTCCCGTTGAGCATTCCGCCGCGGCGGACGGCGCGCGAGAGGCACATACGTGACAGAGTCAGCCGTCGAGCAGGAGACGCCCTACCGCATCGTGCTGGTCGAGGACGACGACGGCGATGCCCTGCTGGTCGAGGAACTGCTGTACGACACGGCACTCCCGCACACCCTCGTGCGGTGCCGGACTCTCGCCGAGGCGCGAGGCCGGCTCATGGCAGGTCACTTCGACTGTGTGCTGCTGGACCTGCACCTGCCCGACGCCCTCGGCCTCGGCACGGTCGAGGCGATCCAGCGGACGGACACGCCCGCGGCGGTCATCGTGCTCACCGGCCTGGCCGAGTCGCACGCGGGAGTGGACGCGCTGGCGGCCGGCGCCCAGGACTACCTCGTCAAGGGAAAGGTCGACCCGGACCTTCTGCAGCGGGCCGTCCGGTACGCCGTCCAGCGCAAGCAGGCCGAGCGGGCCAGCGCCGACCTGCAGGTCGGTCGGCTGCGCGCCCAGGAGAACGCCCGGCTGGAGCGCGGCCTGCTGCCCACACCGATCCTGTCCACGGCCTCCGTCACCGCCACCAGCCGCTATCTCCCCGGGCGGGAACAGGCACTGCTCGGCGGCGACTTCCTGGACGTCGTACAGACCGACGACGGGCAGATCCACGCGATCATCGGCGACGTCAGCGGGCACGGACCGGACGCCGCCGCCCTCGGCGTCTGTCTGCGGATCGCCTGGCGGGCGCTGACGCTGGGCGGCCACCGCGACCGCCGGCTGCTGCACCTGCTGGAGCAGATCCACACGGCGGAGCGCACGGGCAGCGACCTCTTCACCACCTGCACGCTCATCACCCTCGACCCGGCGGCGGCCACGGTCACCCTGCACCTGGTGGGCCACCACGAGCCGCTGCTCGTCGGTCCCGCCGGCGCCGAGGTCGTGGCCGCCCCGCACGGCATCGCCCTCGGCATCGTCCCCGGCCTCGGGCAGTGGCCGTCGACGACCGTGCCGCTGCCGCCGGACGGCGCGTTGATCGCGTACACCGACGGCCTGATCGAGGGCTACGAGGGCGACGCCGGCGCGCGGCTCGGTGTCGAAGGGCTGCTGCGCATCCTCGACGAGTCCCGGGAGTCGGATCCCGGCAAGCATCTCGACCAGCTGATCGGCCGGGTCCGCGGCCTCAACGCCGAGCGCCACACGGACGACCTGGCCATCCTGCGCCTCGACTGGACAGCACTGCGAAGCTCCGGGACGGGCGGGGCCGGGGCCGGGCAGCGCACGGTGCCGGCGCAGCCGGACGGTGGGGTGGGGAGACAGCCGAACGGTCGGGTGGGGAGACACTGACGCTCCGGCGCCTACGGACCTGCGACGGCCGACGGGCGGGATGCGCCGGTCGGCGCTGGATGCCGTCGCGAGGTAGGGATCGGTGGGGTGGCATGTCAGGAAGACGGCAGGTCGGCCCGGGGGCAGCACCCGGCGGGGCGGTCCGGTGCGGTGGGGCGTGATCGGCTGCGGCGCACGTGGGGCGCTGTCCGGCGGTAGGCTGCGGGCAGGGCAGCCGAGCCGGTGCTCGGTCGGCGCCGCGGCCGGGACGGGCGGTGGCCGGGTCCGGCGGGCGGGTCCCGGCGGTCGGCCTTCGGGCTCCTTCCGACGCGAAGGTACGACGAGCTGGACGGTGGACACGGATGGACTGGCGCGCGTTCGCCGAACAGATGGCCGAATTCTCCCGGCATCTGCTGGCACAGGGTTCCACGCAGGAGACGCTCGACGCGATCGCCGAGCGGGGCGTCGGGCTGCTCGACGGATGCGACGCGGCCGGTGTCCTGGCCCTGCGCAAGGGCCGCGCGGTGACGCTGGCCGCGTACGGAGACATCGTCGAGGAGTCCGACCGGTTGCAGGGCGAGCTCGGCGAGGGGCCGTGCTTCGACGCCGCCCGCCGCACCAACGGTGAGCGGCTGTTCCGGATCACCGACATGACCAAGCCGCAGCCCGACTGGCCGCGCTTCGCCCCCGCCGCCCGCGACCTGGGCGTGGGCAGCATGATGGGCTTCCTGCTCTACACCCGGGACGACGACTTCGGCGCGCTGAACTTCTACTCCCGCCGCCCCGGCGCCTTCACCCCCGAGACGGAAACGGCCGGCTGGCTGCTCGCCTCGCACGCCGCCATCGCCCTGGCCAGCGCCCGCACGGTCGACCAGCTCGAACACGCCCTGGACACCCGGCACGCCATCGGCGAGGCCATGGGCATCCTGCGCGAGCGGCACCACCTGAGCGAGGACGAGGCCTTCGACGTACTCCGGCGCATCTCCCAGACGCACAACGTCAAGCTCCGCGACGTCGCTCAGTCCATTCGCACCAGGGCCGTCCAGGAGCCCTGACCCCGGCTCGTCCGGAATGCCGGGCCGCGATGTTCGGCAAAGGCGATTCAGCCGCGCGCGAGCGGGGGTACCTGGAAGGCAGACGAAACCGGTGCCGCGGAATCGGCTTCGTCAGGTGTCGTGGTTCGGACCAGAGCCACGGCACCGCCGTGTTCGGCCACGACCCCGCAGCCGGGCACTCTTAGGACGGCGGTCACGGGTTACTCGGCGGCCATGGCGAAGCTGCATCTCCCAGGGCATAAGGATCACCGCACCGGAGAGAGTCCGGCGCCCGAGGAGCCCGGGCCCGGGCCGGAGGTGGAACGGGCGGCGCCCGACACACCCACGAAGCTGCCGAGGCAGTCGTGGGGCGCGGTGCTGAAGGGCAGCCTGCGCGAGTTCAAGGACGACGAGCTCACCGACCGGGCGGCCGCACTGACGTACTACGCGGTGCTGTCGCTGTTCCCGGCGCTGCTGGTGCTGGTGTCGCTGTTGAGCATCACGGGGAGGTCGGTCACGGACCGGCTGCTGGACAACCTCCAGCAGTTGGCGCCCGGCGCCGCCCGCGACATCATCACCCAGGCCGTGCGGCAGTTGCAGAACACCGCAGGCATCGGCTCGATCGTGGCCGTCGTCGGCCTCGTGCTGGCGGTGTGGTCGGCGTCGGGCTATGTGGCGGCCTTCATGCGCGCCTCGAACGCCGTATACGACATCCCCGAGGGCCGGCCGATTTGGAAGATCCTGCCGGTGCGCCTCGGGCTGACCGTCGTCCTGATGGTGCTGGCGGTGATCAGTGCGGTGATCGTGGTCTTCAGCGGCGGTCTGGCCCGCCGGGCCGGGGACGCCCTGGGCCTCGGCGACACCGCGCTGACGGTCTGGTCGATCGCCAAGTGGCCGGTGCTGGTCCTCCTGGTCACGGTCATGATCGCGATCCTGTACTGGGCCAGCCCGAACGCCAAGGTCAGGGGGTGGCGCTGGATCACCCCGGGCAGCTTCCTGGCGCTGCTGGTCTGGATGATCGCCTCCGGGGGCTTCGCCTTCTACGTCGCCAACTTCGGCTCGTACAACAAGACGTACGGCACCATGGCCGGTGTCATCGTCTTCCTCATCTGGCTGTGGGTGACCAATCTGGCCATCCTGCTCGGCCTGGAGTTCGACGCCGAAACCGCACGTCAACGAGCCATCGCCGGCGGCCACCCCCCGGAGGCCGAGCCGTACACCGAGCCGCGCGACACCCGCGCCTGGGACGAGCAGGACCGGCGGAGGATGGACAGCACATAGTGAGCGCCGCTTCCAGGGGCCGGGCCGTGATGACGGCGGCCCGGCCCCTGGACGTTCGGCTACGACGACACCGCGCCGCGGTCCCGGCGTACGAGCCGCTTCAGCAGCGGCCACGCCAGCAGTACGACGACCACCGCGTACACGGTCACCGCGAACGGCGTGTTGACCAGCCCGGTGACGCTGCCGTCGCTGATCTGCAGGGCGCGGCGGAGCTGCTGCTCGGCGTTGGGGCCGAGGATGACGCCGATGACGGCGGGCAGCACCGGCAGCCCGTAGCGGCGCATGCCGAACCCGATCAGGCCGATGATCAGCAGGATCACCAGGTCGACGACCTCGCCGCCGACCGCGTACGCCCCGACCGCCGCGAAGAACAGGATCCCCGCGTACAGGTACGGCCGCGGAATGCGCAGCAGCTTCGCCCACAGCGGCGCGAGCGGCAGGTTGAGGGCGAGCAGCAGCACCATGCCGACGAACAGCGAGGCGATCAGGCCCCACACCAGCTCGGGCTCGCGTTCGAAGAGCAGCGGGCCGGGCTGGATGCCGTACTGCTGGAAGGCGGCCAGCATGACCGCGGCGACCGCCGTGGTCGGCAGGCCCAGCGTCAGCATCGACACCAGGGTGCCCGCCGCCGAGGCCGAAGCCGCGGACTCGGGTCCGGCGACGCCCTCGATGGCGCCCTTGCCCCACTCGTCCTTGTGCTTCGACAGACGCTTTTCGGTGACGTAGGAGAGGAAGGTGGGGATCTCGGCGCCGCCCGCGGGGATCGCGCCGAAGGGGAAGCCGATGAACGGGCCGCGCAGCCAGGACTTCCAGGTGCGCCGCACATCGCCGCGGCCGAGCCACGGGCGGCCCACCGGGATCGGCTCGCCGGCCCGGCGCCGCAGATGGGCGGCGACCCACAGGGCCTCGCCGATCGCGAACAGGCCGACCGCGACGATCACGACGTCGATGCCGTCGGCGAGCTGGAGCGAGCCGAAGGTGAGTCTCTGCTGGCCGGTCATCTGGTCCAGGCCGACCAGGCCCAGCGTCAGCCCGATGAGCAGGGACGCGAGGCCCCGGATGCGGGAGGAGCCGAGGACGGACGTCACCGCGATGAAGGCGAGCACCATGATGGCGAAGTAGTCGGGCGCGCCGATGTCGACGGCGAGCCGGGCGACCGTCGGGGCGAGCGCGACCAGCAGGATCGTGCCGACCATGCCGCCGGCGAAGTGGCCGACGGCGGCGGCCGCCAGCGCCTGTGCGCCGCGCCCCGACTTGGCCATCGGGTTGCCTTCCATCGCGGCGACCACGGCGGCGCTCTCGCCGGGCGTGTTGAGCAGGATCGAGGTCGTCGAACCGCCGAACATGGCGCCGTAGTAGATGCCCGCGAACATGATGAACGCGCCGATGGGGTCGAGTCCGTACGTTACCGGCAGCAGCAGCGCGACGGCCATGGCCGGGCCGATGCCGGGCAGGAC
Proteins encoded in this window:
- a CDS encoding sensor histidine kinase, translated to MNEQPPGTRNATAGWSTRRWLRVSVAVTLTVLAVLGSLGTWAMTRTTQLTEQIVDRRLPALTYAVRLETALVNQETGVRGYGLSGQRDFLQPYAQGVSEEKDTLRRLGTLLADDPRARDDLATVRRLSGRWQERVALPIANADPDRAVSLAASRTEAGKAGFDALRRALTTQQTHLEQERAAASRELRRATSLRNWTFTVIALVIALVAVLVFEALRRGITTPLSRLGHTAREVAKGRFDQPIAITGPADLRQLGSDVESMRGRLLEELEFSEQSRRLLDEQAADLQRSNTELEQFAYVASHDLQEPLRKVSSFTQLLQRRYGGQLDERADQYIAFAVDGANRMQVLINDLLAFSRVGRVLNDHEEVDLEDVVGRTLDNLSVAIEESGAEIGHDPLPKVVGDATQLGMLWQNLLSNSLKFRRPDRSPDIRISVATTDDGLWEFAVTDNGIGIAPEFQEKVFVLFQRLHTRDAYPGTGIGLAMCKKVVEFHGGTIWIDPEHTGGTRVVFTLPVEHSAAADGAREAHT
- a CDS encoding PP2C family protein-serine/threonine phosphatase; its protein translation is MTESAVEQETPYRIVLVEDDDGDALLVEELLYDTALPHTLVRCRTLAEARGRLMAGHFDCVLLDLHLPDALGLGTVEAIQRTDTPAAVIVLTGLAESHAGVDALAAGAQDYLVKGKVDPDLLQRAVRYAVQRKQAERASADLQVGRLRAQENARLERGLLPTPILSTASVTATSRYLPGREQALLGGDFLDVVQTDDGQIHAIIGDVSGHGPDAAALGVCLRIAWRALTLGGHRDRRLLHLLEQIHTAERTGSDLFTTCTLITLDPAAATVTLHLVGHHEPLLVGPAGAEVVAAPHGIALGIVPGLGQWPSTTVPLPPDGALIAYTDGLIEGYEGDAGARLGVEGLLRILDESRESDPGKHLDQLIGRVRGLNAERHTDDLAILRLDWTALRSSGTGGAGAGQRTVPAQPDGGVGRQPNGRVGRH
- a CDS encoding GAF and ANTAR domain-containing protein; translation: MDWRAFAEQMAEFSRHLLAQGSTQETLDAIAERGVGLLDGCDAAGVLALRKGRAVTLAAYGDIVEESDRLQGELGEGPCFDAARRTNGERLFRITDMTKPQPDWPRFAPAARDLGVGSMMGFLLYTRDDDFGALNFYSRRPGAFTPETETAGWLLASHAAIALASARTVDQLEHALDTRHAIGEAMGILRERHHLSEDEAFDVLRRISQTHNVKLRDVAQSIRTRAVQEP
- a CDS encoding YihY/virulence factor BrkB family protein, giving the protein MAKLHLPGHKDHRTGESPAPEEPGPGPEVERAAPDTPTKLPRQSWGAVLKGSLREFKDDELTDRAAALTYYAVLSLFPALLVLVSLLSITGRSVTDRLLDNLQQLAPGAARDIITQAVRQLQNTAGIGSIVAVVGLVLAVWSASGYVAAFMRASNAVYDIPEGRPIWKILPVRLGLTVVLMVLAVISAVIVVFSGGLARRAGDALGLGDTALTVWSIAKWPVLVLLVTVMIAILYWASPNAKVRGWRWITPGSFLALLVWMIASGGFAFYVANFGSYNKTYGTMAGVIVFLIWLWVTNLAILLGLEFDAETARQRAIAGGHPPEAEPYTEPRDTRAWDEQDRRRMDST
- a CDS encoding tripartite tricarboxylate transporter permease — encoded protein: MNALNSLLDGFGTALTPINLLWAALGVLLGTAIGVLPGIGPAMAVALLLPVTYGLDPIGAFIMFAGIYYGAMFGGSTTSILLNTPGESAAVVAAMEGNPMAKSGRGAQALAAAAVGHFAGGMVGTILLVALAPTVARLAVDIGAPDYFAIMVLAFIAVTSVLGSSRIRGLASLLIGLTLGLVGLDQMTGQQRLTFGSLQLADGIDVVIVAVGLFAIGEALWVAAHLRRRAGEPIPVGRPWLGRGDVRRTWKSWLRGPFIGFPFGAIPAGGAEIPTFLSYVTEKRLSKHKDEWGKGAIEGVAGPESAASASAAGTLVSMLTLGLPTTAVAAVMLAAFQQYGIQPGPLLFEREPELVWGLIASLFVGMVLLLALNLPLAPLWAKLLRIPRPYLYAGILFFAAVGAYAVGGEVVDLVILLIIGLIGFGMRRYGLPVLPAVIGVILGPNAEQQLRRALQISDGSVTGLVNTPFAVTVYAVVVVLLAWPLLKRLVRRDRGAVSS